One genomic region from Pseudomonas sp. R5-89-07 encodes:
- the bamA gene encoding outer membrane protein assembly factor BamA: MKRLLLTAVLTVLMIAEVHAESFTISDIRVNGLQRVSAGSVFGALPLNVGEQADDRRLVESTRALFKTGFFQDIQLGREGNVLVITVVERPSVASITIEGNKAISTEDLMKGLKQSGLAEGEIFQRATLEGVRNELQRQYVAQGRYSASVETEVIPQPRNRVGLKVNINEGTVAAIQHINVVGNTKFADEDLIDLFELKTTNWLSFFKNDDKYAREKLSGDLERLRSYYLDRGYINMDIASTQVSITPDKKHVYITVNVNEGEKYKVRDVKLSGDLKVPEDQVKSLLLVQKDQVFSRKLMTTTSELITRRLGNEGYTFANVNGVPTPNDEDHTVDITFVVDPGKRAYVNRINFRGNTKSSDEVLRREMRQMEGGWASTYLIDQSKTRLERLGFFKEVNVETPAVPGVDDQVDVNYAVEEQASGSITASVGFAQSAGLILGGSITQNNFLGTGNRVSIGLTRSEYQSRYNFGYTDPYWTADGVSLGYNAFYRTTDYKDLDVDVASYAIDSLGAGVNVGYPISETSRLTFGLTAQQDEIKTGVYTVDEIFDFTRREGDKFLNFKASAGWSESTLNKGVLATRGHSQSLTAEVTTPGSDLSFFKLDYRGQLFQPLSDNYTMRLHTELGYGDGYGSTNGLPFYENYYAGGFNSVRGFKDSTLGPRGTPSRGFAQTGNQGTVADSDNDPLPFGGNVLIQGGAEILFPLPFVKDQRSLRTSVFWDVGNVFDSKCDQITNPSGVKSNTQCNDVSLSNMASSVGVGVTWVTALGPLSFALAMPIKKPDNAETQIFQFSLGQTF, from the coding sequence ATGAAACGTCTGCTGCTAACTGCGGTTCTCACCGTATTGATGATCGCCGAAGTTCACGCCGAGTCCTTCACCATCTCCGATATTCGCGTCAACGGCCTCCAGCGGGTTTCCGCGGGTAGCGTCTTTGGTGCCTTGCCGTTGAACGTCGGGGAACAGGCTGATGATCGTCGCCTGGTGGAATCCACTCGTGCGCTGTTCAAAACCGGGTTCTTTCAAGATATCCAACTGGGTCGCGAAGGCAATGTCCTGGTCATCACCGTCGTCGAGCGTCCTTCTGTCGCGAGCATCACGATCGAAGGTAACAAGGCCATTTCCACTGAAGACCTGATGAAGGGTCTGAAACAGTCGGGTCTGGCCGAGGGCGAGATCTTCCAGCGCGCCACCCTTGAAGGTGTGCGTAACGAGCTGCAACGCCAGTACGTTGCCCAGGGTCGCTATTCCGCGAGCGTTGAGACGGAAGTGATTCCGCAGCCGCGTAACCGCGTAGGCCTGAAGGTCAATATCAACGAAGGCACCGTGGCGGCCATCCAGCACATCAACGTGGTGGGCAATACCAAATTCGCCGACGAAGACTTGATCGACCTGTTCGAACTCAAGACCACCAACTGGTTGTCGTTCTTCAAGAACGATGACAAGTACGCCCGTGAAAAACTTTCCGGTGACCTGGAACGCCTGCGTTCCTACTACCTGGACCGTGGCTACATCAACATGGACATCGCTTCGACCCAGGTGTCCATCACCCCGGACAAGAAGCACGTCTACATTACGGTCAACGTCAACGAAGGCGAGAAGTACAAGGTTCGTGACGTCAAGCTCAGCGGTGACCTGAAAGTGCCTGAAGACCAGGTCAAGTCTCTGCTGCTGGTCCAGAAGGACCAGGTGTTCTCGCGCAAGCTGATGACCACTACCTCAGAACTGATCACCCGTCGCCTGGGTAACGAAGGCTACACCTTCGCCAACGTCAACGGCGTGCCGACTCCGAACGATGAAGACCACACCGTCGACATCACCTTCGTCGTCGACCCGGGCAAGCGTGCCTACGTCAACCGTATCAACTTCCGTGGCAACACCAAATCCTCGGACGAAGTGCTGCGTCGTGAAATGCGCCAGATGGAAGGCGGTTGGGCGTCGACTTACCTGATCGACCAATCCAAGACTCGTCTCGAACGCCTGGGCTTCTTCAAGGAAGTCAACGTCGAAACCCCGGCCGTACCGGGCGTGGATGACCAGGTTGACGTGAACTACGCCGTTGAAGAGCAAGCCTCGGGTTCGATCACCGCCAGTGTCGGTTTCGCACAGAGCGCCGGTTTGATCCTGGGTGGTTCGATCACGCAGAACAACTTCCTGGGTACCGGTAACCGTGTGTCCATCGGCCTGACCCGAAGCGAATACCAGAGCCGATACAACTTCGGTTACACCGACCCCTACTGGACTGCAGACGGTGTGAGCCTGGGCTACAACGCCTTCTACCGCACCACCGACTACAAAGACCTCGATGTTGACGTTGCAAGCTATGCGATCGACAGCCTCGGCGCTGGTGTCAACGTGGGTTATCCGATCAGTGAGACCTCGCGTCTGACGTTCGGCCTGACCGCTCAGCAGGATGAAATCAAGACCGGTGTGTACACCGTGGACGAGATCTTCGACTTCACCCGCCGTGAAGGCGACAAGTTCCTGAACTTCAAGGCGTCTGCCGGCTGGTCCGAGTCGACCCTGAACAAAGGCGTACTGGCAACCCGTGGCCACTCCCAGAGCCTGACCGCGGAAGTCACCACGCCGGGCAGCGACCTGTCGTTCTTCAAGCTCGACTACCGCGGCCAGTTGTTCCAGCCGTTGAGCGATAATTACACCATGCGCCTGCACACCGAGCTGGGCTATGGCGACGGTTATGGTTCGACCAATGGCCTGCCGTTTTATGAAAATTACTACGCGGGTGGCTTCAACTCGGTACGTGGTTTCAAGGACAGCACCCTCGGCCCACGTGGTACTCCGAGCCGCGGTTTCGCTCAGACGGGTAACCAGGGCACAGTGGCTGACTCGGACAACGATCCGCTGCCGTTCGGTGGTAACGTGCTGATCCAGGGTGGTGCGGAAATTCTGTTCCCGCTGCCGTTCGTCAAAGACCAGCGTTCCCTGCGAACTTCGGTCTTCTGGGACGTGGGTAATGTGTTCGACTCCAAGTGCGACCAGATCACCAACCCGAGTGGCGTGAAGTCCAACACCCAGTGCAACGACGTGAGCCTGAGCAACATGGCCAGCTCCGTCGGCGTGGGTGTGACCTGGGTGACTGCGTTGGGCCCGTTGAGCTTTGCTCTGGCCATGCCGATCAAGAAACCGGATAACGCTGAAACCCAGATTTTCCAATTCTCCCTTGGCCAGACGTTCTAA
- a CDS encoding OmpH family outer membrane protein — protein sequence MRKLTQLVLLATVLVTTPAFAEMKIAVLNYQMALLESDAAKKYAVDAEKKFGPQLTKLKTLESSAKGIQDRLVAGGDKMQQGERERLELEFKQKARDYQFQSKELNEAKAVADREMLKQLKPKLDSAVEEVIKKGAFDLVFERGAVIDVKPQYDITRQVIERMNQLK from the coding sequence GTGCGTAAGTTGACTCAATTGGTCCTGCTGGCCACTGTGCTGGTAACCACCCCGGCCTTCGCCGAAATGAAAATTGCCGTGCTGAACTATCAGATGGCTTTGCTTGAATCCGACGCGGCCAAGAAGTACGCCGTGGATGCCGAGAAGAAATTCGGTCCGCAACTGACCAAGCTTAAAACCCTGGAAAGCAGCGCCAAGGGCATCCAGGACCGCCTGGTTGCCGGTGGCGACAAGATGCAGCAGGGCGAGCGCGAGCGTCTGGAGCTTGAATTCAAGCAAAAGGCCCGTGACTACCAGTTCCAGTCCAAGGAACTGAACGAAGCCAAGGCAGTTGCCGACCGCGAAATGCTCAAGCAGCTCAAGCCGAAACTCGACAGCGCCGTGGAAGAAGTCATCAAGAAGGGTGCCTTTGACCTGGTGTTCGAGCGTGGCGCCGTGATTGACGTCAAGCCTCAATACGACATCACCCGCCAGGTGATCGAGCGCATGAACCAGCTGAAGTAA